AACTTAGCCACATCCGTCAGTCTCTGAGGCGAGGAGACGTTGTTCAGCACCACCACCAGCTCCAGACCCACTACAGCTCACCAATATGTTTAAGGATCTCTAAAGCTATAACCCTGGCCAGCGGCGGGGGCACGGCTTCACCAACCTGATTGTACTGCTGCTCCCTACCCCCCATGAACACATGGTCGTCGGCAAAGCCCATCAGCCTGGCCTGCTCCCTCACCGTCAGCAACCTGTTCTCGTAGGGATGTATGAATCTAGAGGCCCCCAACACCGTAGGAGCCACTCTATGCGGATGCAGTCTTATGAGGTTAGGTAACGCACGCCCTCCAGCACCCTCATACATAACCATAGAGCCGCCCCACTTAAGCCTGGATGACCTCTTCAACTTAGACTTACTGAGGTTCGGGGGAGGCTCATGATTGGGTATTACCGGGTCGTGCGAGGGTTCGGGAAGGTCTGAGAGGGTCTCCCACACGGTCCTCGTCCTACCTGCCCTAGGCGGCTCCAGCCTCAGGTTTGATATGAAGACCCTGAGCCTACGTGAGGGGGTTTCATAGTCTTCAGCTCTGAGTAAGTTAAAGTGTACGCTGTAACCCGCCCTACCGAACTCATCCCTCAACGCACCCCTCAAATCACCTTCAAGTATGGCCGGGACGTTCTCCATGACGAAATAGTCGGGGTCCAAGCACTCGAGGACCCTGATGAACTCCAGAACCAGCCGCCCCT
This portion of the Zestosphaera sp. genome encodes:
- a CDS encoding DNA cytosine methyltransferase, translating into MRRRRLLADLFAGGGGFTRGFHEVGFESVLAVEVDDAAARTYVANFPRALTVVEDIRSLECGSIRALIGRRRVEVVIGSPPCEPFTGSNPERMEDPLDRLYRDEEGRLVLEFIRVLECLDPDYFVMENVPAILEGDLRGALRDEFGRAGYSVHFNLLRAEDYETPSRRLRVFISNLRLEPPRAGRTRTVWETLSDLPEPSHDPVIPNHEPPPNLSKSKLKRSSRLKWGGSMVMYEGAGGRALPNLIRLHPHRVAPTVLGASRFIHPYENRLLTVREQARLMGFADDHVFMGGREQQYNQVGEAVPPPLARVIALEILKHIGEL